DNA from Heterodontus francisci isolate sHetFra1 chromosome 32, sHetFra1.hap1, whole genome shotgun sequence:
gctttgataagtacataaaaaggaagaaagtagttAAATTAGACGTTGGTTGTTTAgaagcaaagacaggagaaattatcatggggaatgaggaaatggcagagacattaaacaaatattttgattcttccttcacagtagaagacacaagttccatacctgaaacaggcattaaattaagggctaaaaagagtgaggaattaaggaaattgatatcagcccagaaaaattattggagaaacttgagggattaaaatctgacaagtccccaggaccagatggcctacataccTCAGTTCTAAAATAGgtcgctgcagagatagtggatgctctggctatgattttccaaaattccttagattcaggaatggtcccatcatattggaagttggcaaatgttgcattgcttttcaagaaagaaggtagagagaaaactgggaactacaggccagttagcctaacatcaatcattgggaagatactggaaactattattaaggaagttttaacattgcacttggaaaagcatagtatgattagaataaggcagcatggttttactaaagggaaatcctgtttgacaatttgTTTAGAATtgcttgaggatgtaacgagtaggctcgataaaggggaatcaggagatgtagtatacctggatttccaaaaggcattcgataaggtgccacataaaagattaataggcaagataagatgatgttgggggtaatatattagcatggatagaggattggttaacagacaggaagcagagagtgggcataaatggggcatttttgcgtcggcaggcagtgaatagtggtgtgctgcaaggatcagtgctagggcctcagctatttacactctatattaatgacttggatgaagagacagacagCAATGTATCTAATTTTGCTGATACGCAGCTCGGTGGAAAGATAAACTGTGGAGAGGACATAGAGATGCTAcagagaggggcggcacagtggcgcagtggttagcactgcagcctcacagctgcagggacccgggttcgattctgggtactgcctgtgtggagtttgcaagttctccctgtgtctgcgtggattttctccgggtgctccagtttcctcccacaagccaaaagacttgcaggttggtaggtaaattggccattataaattgtcactagtataggtaggtggtagggaaatatagggacaggtggggatgcttggtaggaatatgggattagtgtcggattagtataaatgggtggttgatggtcggcacagactcggtgggccgaagggcctgtttcagtgctgtatctctaatctaatctaatcaaatatagataggttatgtgagtgagcaacaagatggcaaatggagtataatgtcgggaagtgcgaagttgttcactttggtcgtaaaaatagaaaagcagaatattttaaaggtgtgtaactggtaagtgttgatgttgaaaaagacttgggtgtattcgtacaagaaacgcacaaagttaacatgcaggtgcagcatgctattaggaaggtaaatggcatgttggcctttattgtaaggggattggagtacaggaataaagaagtcttactaaaattgtgcagagcttcagtgagaccgcgcctggaatactgtgtgcagttttgtctccacatttaagaaaggatatagttgcactggaggcgatgcagtgaagatttactaagttTCTTACCTGGGATGGGtgggggggttgtcctatgatgagaggctgagtaaattggaccgatgctctctggagtttggaagaatgaggtgatctaattgagacatacaaaattctCAAAGAGCTTGAGAGGGTAGAAGCTGAGatttttctgctggttggggaatctagaacacgcggacacagtctcaggataaggggtcaatcattcaggactgagatgaggagaaattactcaaagggttgtgaatctttggaattctctaccccagagggttatggatgctccaatgttgaatatatttaaggccggAATAGAGAGAGTTTTAATCTCGCAAGGAATTGAGGgataagtggaattgaagcccaatattagtcatggtcgtattgaatggtggagcaggctcgatgggccatatggtctacttctgcttctatttctgtgTTCTTGTGTTTTTATGTTCATACCCTACCCTCCAGATGCAAACAATAGACAGTGGAATATTGAGATTCCTTCAGTAAATAGTTAAACGTGATATATAATAACAGATCGGAGGTCACACTCGCTATCTCCCACATGAATGTAGCGATACTCCGAGCCCTTGGGGCTGATGGGACTATACCATACCTGAGCCAACATGGGAAAGGAAATGTAAACTGAGAACAGATTACAACACTGAATTATGTGGTGATGTGTGTTCCTAATACATTCTTAAGTTCACACAGTGAATAAGGATCTCAAAGCAGGTCATTTTATCTGGGAGGGGAGGTCATGTGTCACTTGGACAAGAGCAAACAACAGAATATAAGGTACAATTCATGTTGGGTTTGACGATTTTCTTCATTTAGCTAATTTAACAAATAGACGCagtggatatttcaccccattctttaactcctgtctgaatttagtctgggtccctgcataaataaacgGGTTGATGCAGCaactcaaaagctgaagcatataTCCATTTTcctccagaataaatgttgattcACTGACATCAGAACCTGAGAAGTAAGAAACTTTCGCTATTTGGACATAGAGGAAAGTTACAAGTAGTAGCAAATATAAAAAGATGAAACTGCCTGAGACACCgaagagtaaaacaatggactttctccgtttctccatctctgggtcactctgagtctctccGTTGTTgtgggcccggagtctcctgcgtgctctgctggccactagaatgtgtctgacagtcagagcattgagcagtaaaatcagaatgaatgggagacaaggggttaaaatgtgatGGATCCAGTCATATGCAATCCATACAGGTGACATGTAAAATATTAATTTTATGCTGCAGAACCAAGGTATGTTATTAATTATGTACAAAGGTTCATATATAAAATACAAGAAGGTATTTTTTAGACAGCTCAGTGTGCAGACCATTCCAATAACCTGTGCCGATGTCTTCtgagtgcaatattttattttcagcttctggcaacaaatggccataaatcgatcaaaggtgaaagcgactgttaaccaggcAGAACTATCTATGGCTGCATAGATTAGGGCAATACGGAGACTGCATATCGGTGTGATGGACATGAAACTGAGTGGaaaataaataccagcaatccggtgtaatatcactgcggtgataatgaccaggagatccgtcactgccatagacaccaggtagtaagtgatacatctggagagaccacatcttcctcgggataggatcacaatcactgccaggttaactgcaacagagagagagacttagaTAGTGTATGTGTGTCAGCAAGGGAGTACAGGAAAGTTATTGGTCTGACTCCCAACAAAATCATCCATTTTATAGGATTCTGTGGGAAATTTATACCTTGAAGACATGATCTAGAGTTGGAAGTGTAAACTATCCCTTATGCTACGGGAACTTGTTTTGGTGTTAAAATAATCATCTAGATTAAAAATGATAAGACAGTGACATCAGAATGTGAAATAATACAAGGAAACCTAACAGAGAAGAAGAAGGCATCAAAAACCCGAGACCAACAGATGAAAATCAAATAAACAAGAAAAATAACATATCAGCAAAGAATTATATAAAATATCGAAGAGTGCAAATAACACGTCAACTAACAATAACTTGTGGAAACTAACAAATAGGATTATATCCTGCCTGAAAACATAAAACTCACTTATTCAATGAATTATAGTAAAATTATTCACTGTTGGAAAATTTGTTCAAAAAGATCCTCAAACAGAGAAATACGAATCGATAATTTTCAATTTCTGACTTTGCAGAAGGGTTTTTGGCAATGACACAGGGACATTTCTGAGCTCTTGCCTTGAGATCTTTGACACTGAGGATCTTCAGTGTCAGTCTGAATCACCAGACATGATATCCCATTCAAGGAAAGGTCCCTCCGAAAAGACAACACTTCCTCAGCTTAATCCAATAATGAATGTTGAAATTATAACTTTGTGCCTCAGATGCGAGAGATGCCACCAGTTATGTGGCCTCACACAATCTGGCAataagattgaaggagggaaaagTCTGGGACATTGCCAGATGCTCGGAGCAGAAGGACAATCCAGACTCAGCAGTGGTCACTGCAAAATGGTCAGCAGCAGCTAAAGCAGAAGCGGAGAGCCAGGCTGAAGCAATGAGATTTAGAGACTGAGAGTAGAACCACTGTGCtctgagagtttgtgacagaaatagATCACTCCTAAACAGTCACTTTTAAATCGCTCATATTTCAGGCAACAACTCGATCCCAATAATATCCTTTCAATTAATGCATTCATAAAATGCAGTCGGCCATTAGTCATTGGTTCAATATCCTCAATCAATGAATATTTTGTGGGAATTACTCTGTCACTGCCAATGCCAATAACACAATGGATCTGCATCACACTGTAATAACAGTCAGATAATTCACTTGCAATGTCAATAACAGAATAGAACTACATTTATACTGTGGTAACAGTAtgttaattcacccacagtaacaatgTCAGTAACACAGTAGAACTACATTGAGACTGTGATAACATTGTGATAATCTatccactgtaacagtgtcaataacagaaTAGAACTACATTTATATCATGATACCAGTGTGATATTTCATGCACAGTGACAGTTTTAAGAGCAAAATAgaatgtgggtttcctctgggtgctcccgtttcctcccacagccaaatgacttgcaggttgataggtaaatttgccattataaattgcccctagtataggtaggtggtaggggaatatagggacaggtgaggatgtggtaggaacatgggattagagtaggattagtataaatgggtggttaatggtcggtacagactcggtgggccgaagggcctgtttcagtgctgtgtctctaaatctaaatctaaatctaaaaaactaCGTTTACATCGTGAGATTGTAGCAGTAAATGAGAGAATTTTTTAGTTTAATGGATGAAATGGTACTGG
Protein-coding regions in this window:
- the LOC137347498 gene encoding probable G-protein coupled receptor 139 — protein: MHGSPKGLVFAIYYPILAAIGAPVNLAVIVILSRGRCGLSRCITYYLVSMAVTDLLVIITAVILHRIAGIYFPLSFMSITPICSLRIALIYAAIDSSAWLTVAFTFDRFMAICCQKLKIKYCTQKTSAQVIGMVCTLSCLKNTFLYFIYEPLYIINNIPWFCSIKLIFYMSPVWIAYDWIHHILTPCLPFILILLLNALTVRHILVASRARRRLRAHNNGETQSDPEMEKRRKSIVLLFGVSGSFIFLYLLLLVTFLYVQIAKVSYFSGSDVSESTFILEENGYMLQLLSCCINPFIYAGTQTKFRQELKNGVKYPLRLFVKLAK